A window of Thermodesulfovibrio thiophilus DSM 17215 contains these coding sequences:
- a CDS encoding ATP-binding cassette domain-containing protein yields the protein MALNLVISKIKKFYNGKEVLKDCSFSFDKSGIYVLMGPNGSGKSTLLRICALLEQPDTGEVNYFEDNKALQNDLNLMRRITLVLPNIGAFNTTVFKNIAYGLKIRGMKREEIKERVEKALDFVGLLHKKNQNALTLSSGEIKRMGIARAIVLEPEILFLDEPTASVDTENTKIIEDIIIQLKKNRNSIVIMSTHDTSSAKRAGDFVLFLNDGKLVS from the coding sequence ATGGCTTTAAATTTAGTTATTTCAAAAATCAAGAAATTTTACAATGGTAAAGAAGTCCTGAAGGATTGTTCATTTTCCTTTGATAAAAGCGGAATATATGTTTTGATGGGACCCAATGGATCAGGGAAATCCACACTTTTACGAATCTGTGCGCTTTTAGAACAGCCTGATACTGGTGAGGTTAATTATTTTGAAGATAACAAAGCGTTACAGAATGATTTAAATCTGATGAGAAGAATTACACTTGTTCTGCCAAATATCGGAGCTTTCAATACAACAGTATTCAAGAATATTGCCTATGGACTGAAAATAAGAGGAATGAAACGAGAAGAAATAAAAGAACGAGTTGAAAAGGCACTGGATTTTGTCGGCTTACTTCATAAAAAAAATCAGAATGCTCTTACTCTTTCAAGTGGAGAAATAAAAAGAATGGGAATTGCACGAGCTATTGTTTTAGAACCAGAGATTTTGTTTCTTGATGAACCAACAGCCTCTGTTGATACTGAAAATACAAAAATTATAGAGGATATAATAATTCAATTAAAAAAGAATCGTAACTCAATCGTAATCATGTCAACACATGACACATCTTCAGCAAAAAGAGCTGGAGATTTTGTATTATTTCTCAATGATGGTAAACTTGTTTCGTAA
- a CDS encoding two-component system sensor histidine kinase NtrB — MPKNIISIKWFFVITMIVLVATISISNYLFSYYLYQVYLNKHFYTASCLLKKEIENFTRPVETFLYNIQSLVCRDVLNFKDVEKTNRLLMDFMKKYPHVTSINYGDDKGNGYLILNDKGRWLNRLKKAEDSGYVTWHTLNDNGKITKQSKIKDNFDPRNTIWYNETILNQEIQWSKEYILRTTKDPGVTASLMLLCGPSKKVIGTDIMIKDLSEFLTHIKQHIHPHAKLYLISHENNEYYDDNVIAFTDEVKPEPGKIYTVNKKDFPLLYSILNSDNFDKSFTRVHFKKNKWFVNIERWKTANKELSLVILTPNRVITEHLNFYLFYQSLFTLLLISCAFLYIAKRYITPLLDISKEVKFMGIRELALNKYAERNDEIGHLSKAISEASVSIIKNKEIEKKMKEAEYFESVRRCLGEAVHRFKDLINIIQGFAILAQAKVTDDFVKNALQQIINVSKRTTYLIKELLTVTGERKYDMQIFNLNAVIGSMKTKLQVYVGNTITIVYDLSEQPLQIKFDIEAFEEFIMNLISNAKDAMKDGGTITIKTGTALLLDKKFVLLSISDTGTGMDEETMKRIFEPFFTTKGSQGTGLGLSIVYRIIKDHEGFIEVQSALNKGTTFKIYIPVQL, encoded by the coding sequence ATGCCTAAAAATATAATAAGTATTAAGTGGTTTTTTGTAATAACAATGATAGTCCTCGTTGCAACCATTTCCATAAGTAACTATCTTTTTTCTTATTATCTATATCAGGTTTATCTCAATAAACATTTTTACACCGCCTCTTGTCTTTTAAAAAAAGAAATTGAAAACTTCACCAGACCCGTTGAAACCTTTTTATACAATATTCAGAGTCTTGTCTGCCGTGATGTTTTAAATTTTAAAGACGTTGAAAAAACTAACAGATTATTGATGGACTTTATGAAAAAGTACCCCCATGTAACATCAATAAACTATGGAGATGATAAGGGAAATGGGTATTTGATTTTAAATGATAAAGGTAGATGGTTAAATAGACTCAAAAAGGCAGAGGATAGTGGATATGTAACATGGCATACTCTGAATGATAATGGAAAAATAACGAAACAAAGTAAAATTAAAGATAACTTTGACCCCAGAAATACAATCTGGTATAACGAGACAATACTAAATCAAGAGATTCAATGGAGTAAAGAATATATTTTAAGAACAACCAAAGACCCCGGAGTAACTGCATCTTTGATGCTATTATGTGGACCCTCTAAAAAAGTTATCGGCACAGACATAATGATAAAAGATTTATCAGAATTTTTAACTCACATAAAGCAACATATCCACCCACATGCAAAGCTCTATCTTATTTCTCATGAAAATAATGAATATTATGATGACAATGTCATAGCTTTTACAGATGAAGTAAAACCAGAGCCTGGAAAAATTTATACTGTAAATAAAAAAGATTTCCCATTGCTTTACAGTATACTGAACTCAGACAATTTTGATAAATCTTTTACCAGAGTACATTTTAAGAAAAATAAGTGGTTCGTTAATATTGAAAGGTGGAAGACTGCCAATAAAGAACTTTCCCTTGTGATTTTAACACCGAACAGAGTTATAACAGAACATCTTAATTTTTATCTATTTTATCAATCTCTTTTCACTTTATTGTTGATATCATGTGCATTTTTATATATTGCCAAAAGATATATAACCCCTTTGCTGGACATCTCAAAAGAAGTGAAATTTATGGGGATTAGAGAATTGGCTTTAAATAAATATGCTGAAAGAAATGATGAGATAGGACATTTAAGCAAAGCCATATCTGAAGCATCTGTAAGTATTATAAAAAATAAAGAGATAGAAAAGAAAATGAAGGAAGCTGAATATTTTGAGTCTGTAAGGCGTTGTCTTGGTGAAGCAGTGCATAGATTTAAAGATTTAATTAATATAATTCAGGGATTTGCGATTCTTGCTCAAGCAAAAGTTACAGATGATTTTGTTAAGAACGCTTTACAACAAATAATAAATGTATCCAAAAGAACGACATATCTTATAAAAGAACTGCTAACAGTTACTGGAGAGAGGAAATATGATATGCAGATTTTTAATTTAAATGCTGTTATTGGTTCAATGAAGACAAAATTGCAGGTATACGTTGGTAATACGATAACGATAGTTTATGACCTTTCAGAACAACCACTTCAGATCAAGTTTGATATTGAGGCATTTGAAGAATTTATTATGAATTTAATATCAAATGCAAAAGATGCTATGAAGGATGGCGGAACAATAACAATTAAAACAGGAACTGCTCTACTGTTAGATAAAAAATTTGTATTGCTTTCTATATCAGATACAGGTACGGGTATGGATGAAGAGACAATGAAAAGAATATTTGAGCCATTTTTTACAACAAAAGGATCACAGGGTACAGGGCTTGGTCTGTCAATTGTTTATAGAATTATCAAAGACCATGAAGGATTTATAGAAGTTCAAAGTGCGTTGAACAAAGGGACTACATTCAAAATTTATATTCCTGTTCAACTATAA
- a CDS encoding TIGR00725 family protein gives MKTAGVIGAGNANTQLLELAEKVGRLLARNGFIVITGGLGGVMEAASRGVCAEGGITVGLLPTDSKADANPYVKIPIPTGLGEIRNALIVRASDILIAIGGQYGTLSEIALALKTGKKVIGLNTWHIPGIIKATSAEDAVDIALKLL, from the coding sequence ATGAAAACAGCCGGCGTCATAGGGGCTGGTAACGCTAACACGCAACTTTTAGAATTAGCAGAGAAAGTTGGCAGGCTTCTCGCACGAAATGGATTTATCGTAATTACTGGAGGTTTAGGCGGAGTGATGGAGGCAGCATCTCGTGGTGTGTGTGCTGAAGGAGGGATAACTGTAGGTCTATTACCAACAGACAGTAAAGCAGATGCAAATCCTTATGTTAAAATACCTATTCCTACAGGGCTTGGAGAGATAAGGAATGCTTTAATCGTAAGAGCCTCTGATATTTTAATTGCAATTGGAGGACAATACGGCACTCTAAGTGAGATAGCTCTGGCATTAAAAACAGGGAAAAAAGTTATAGGCTTAAACACATGGCATATTCCAGGCATTATAAAAGCAACTTCAGCAGAAGATGCTGTGGATATAGCTTTAAAATTATTATAG